A window of the Leptospira brenneri genome harbors these coding sequences:
- a CDS encoding family 2A encapsulin nanocompartment shell protein, producing the protein MAEQTQHALGDLAARQLANTVKTNAQYGAITPRFLVRLLDWKPLEAGVLRVNRVKSNTQVDVLCGQKGEQELPETFVNYEEKPREYTLSLISTILDVQTRVSDLYSSPHEQINEQLRLAIESVKEKQELELINNEDYGLLKNVPAHQRISTRKGPPTPDDLDDLITKVWKEPSFFLAHPLAIAAFGRECTRRGVPPATVTMFGAQFLTWRGLPLIPTDKLLVNGETNPKSATGTSNILLLRVGEKKQGVVGLFQSNLPGEQTPGLSVRFMGINRSAIGSYLISLYCSAAILTDDAIAALDNVDVGNYYEYK; encoded by the coding sequence ATGGCAGAACAAACCCAACATGCTTTGGGAGACTTAGCCGCACGCCAACTGGCAAATACGGTAAAAACAAATGCACAATACGGTGCAATCACTCCACGTTTTTTAGTTAGGTTACTTGACTGGAAACCTTTGGAAGCTGGGGTTCTTCGTGTCAACCGCGTTAAATCCAATACACAAGTGGATGTACTTTGTGGCCAAAAAGGCGAACAAGAACTTCCAGAAACTTTTGTTAACTACGAAGAAAAACCTCGCGAATACACTCTTAGTTTAATTTCTACCATCTTAGATGTACAAACTAGAGTTTCCGATTTATATAGTTCTCCTCACGAACAAATCAATGAACAACTTAGACTCGCCATTGAAAGTGTAAAAGAAAAACAAGAGTTAGAGTTAATCAATAACGAAGACTATGGATTGTTAAAAAACGTTCCTGCCCACCAAAGGATCAGCACAAGAAAAGGACCTCCTACTCCTGATGATTTAGATGACCTCATTACAAAAGTATGGAAGGAACCATCCTTCTTTTTAGCACACCCACTTGCTATTGCAGCTTTTGGTCGTGAATGTACAAGAAGAGGAGTTCCACCGGCCACTGTTACTATGTTTGGTGCTCAATTTCTAACTTGGAGAGGACTCCCACTCATTCCTACAGACAAACTTCTTGTGAATGGAGAAACAAATCCCAAGTCAGCAACAGGAACTTCCAATATTTTACTCCTTCGAGTGGGTGAAAAAAAACAAGGAGTTGTAGGTCTATTCCAATCCAACCTACCGGGCGAACAAACACCTGGACTTTCTGTTCGATTTATGGGGATAAACCGCTCTGCCATTGGTTCCTATTTGATTTCTCTTTACTGCTCAGCAGCCATACTCACTGACGATGCCATTGCGGCCCTAGACAATGTAGATGTGGGAAATTATTATGAATACAAATGA
- a CDS encoding PAS domain-containing hybrid sensor histidine kinase/response regulator, producing the protein MAESFNYQSIVESFDEFLIYLDPFLEIQFSRTSPNLYLPPDSISTGKHINDLHIIPRDALILTNLCQETLARRTPFQFTTSLLGNPFRISGRYLESKNKPGVILRGEPNFSIENVILDSGPYVIFRYKYDSEFLTTYVSPNVSLNLGYRTGDFKKGMLVPDELIHPDDKELAHTKEREQIKNKARTYQREYRFKKEDGSYIYVSDYSVISYFSSLPTEKISYLIDITERKDKELEILKQRDELTRIKLLFEETNAAANVGAWDVDLVNNTLFWAKETKRIHEVPDDYVPVLHSAFEFYPIEAQRELLTEAFNDAVTKGSSYDLVLQVKTKLGNLKWARTIGHSVFKDGKCVRVFGSFQDITKNVNSEKQRENALANLETILDATTHVTIIGADINGTITHFNKGAEYHLQYNAEEVVGKTSPEIFHKQEEIQKRAVSLSREFGVPISGFETFVHRAKLSEYDSNEWTYVRKDKTEFPIQLVVTASKNKKGEITGYLGIGIDISAHKATEEALRASESRWQFALEGSGDGIWDWNSQTNKVFFSNQWKKMLGYTEEEIGSDISEWHGLVHPEDKSSYFAALDKHFRGNTSVYVNEHRMLCKDGSYKWILDRGKVIEWTEDDKPLRIIGTHTDITERKILEKALIIARENAEKASQAKSDFLANMSHEIRTPLNGVIGFSDLLMRTELNQVQKKYMETVYLSASSLLDLINDILDFSKIESGKMELYKERINIYDLLHQIAEIVKHKAYERGLELILNISPKVPRNIFVDSLRLRQILLNLIGNALKFTLKGEIQIKISSEQKEQNEYEFLFEVIDTGIGISPENREKIFEVFSQADTSTTRQFGGTGLGLSISSKLLNLFNSKMELESERDKGSRFYFKITTLADNERNTEPELKKIKKVMVVDDNETNLLVVQEMLTYKGIQVDSFRSPTDALKVISSGIFYDVIITDFNMPEMNGLEFIEKVINTIETKKIKKPFFSLHTSSNDETIYSKARELGIQSVLLKPIQTNILYESLEKIVSGQSAEVVTPNYEPVKPIQTIEKIKVMIVEDNPVNMMLTKAIVQKSLPGTIIIEAENGALAVENFIQTEPQLVFMDVQMPEMNGYDATKAIRKLENGKLVPIIALTAGTLSGEEERCLDCGMNDYISKPVVLKTIAEKMKHWLQIE; encoded by the coding sequence ATGGCAGAAAGTTTCAACTACCAATCCATTGTGGAGAGTTTCGATGAATTTCTCATCTACCTCGATCCTTTCCTGGAAATTCAATTTTCTCGCACTTCTCCGAATCTTTATTTGCCACCTGACTCCATATCCACGGGAAAACATATCAATGACCTACACATCATTCCCAGGGATGCACTCATCCTCACCAACCTTTGCCAAGAAACTTTGGCAAGACGAACCCCCTTCCAGTTCACCACTAGTCTTTTAGGAAATCCCTTTCGAATTTCGGGACGGTATTTGGAATCCAAAAATAAACCTGGGGTGATCTTACGTGGGGAACCTAACTTCAGCATTGAAAATGTGATTTTGGATAGTGGGCCCTATGTCATTTTTCGTTATAAATATGATTCAGAATTTTTAACAACCTATGTATCTCCCAACGTTTCACTCAACTTAGGTTATCGCACAGGAGATTTCAAAAAAGGAATGCTCGTTCCTGACGAACTCATTCATCCTGATGATAAAGAACTAGCCCACACAAAAGAAAGAGAACAAATTAAAAACAAAGCCCGTACTTACCAAAGGGAGTATCGATTCAAAAAGGAAGACGGATCCTATATCTATGTTTCTGATTATAGTGTGATCAGTTACTTTAGTTCCCTTCCTACAGAAAAAATTTCATACCTAATTGATATCACAGAAAGAAAAGATAAAGAATTAGAAATCCTCAAACAAAGAGACGAACTAACAAGAATCAAACTCTTATTTGAAGAAACCAATGCAGCAGCAAATGTTGGTGCTTGGGATGTTGATTTAGTAAACAATACATTGTTCTGGGCAAAGGAAACCAAAAGGATTCATGAAGTTCCAGATGATTATGTTCCCGTACTTCATTCTGCTTTTGAGTTTTATCCAATCGAAGCACAACGCGAACTTTTAACAGAAGCATTTAACGATGCTGTGACAAAAGGTTCTTCTTATGATTTAGTTTTACAGGTCAAAACAAAATTAGGCAACCTGAAATGGGCCAGAACCATCGGACATTCTGTATTCAAAGATGGGAAATGCGTTAGAGTGTTTGGAAGTTTTCAAGACATTACAAAAAATGTAAATTCAGAAAAACAAAGAGAGAATGCGCTCGCGAATTTAGAGACCATCCTCGACGCCACAACTCATGTGACCATTATTGGAGCAGACATTAACGGAACCATCACACACTTCAATAAAGGGGCCGAATACCACTTACAGTATAATGCAGAAGAGGTTGTAGGAAAAACTTCTCCTGAGATTTTTCATAAACAAGAAGAAATCCAAAAAAGAGCAGTTTCTTTATCTCGCGAGTTTGGAGTTCCTATTTCTGGATTTGAAACTTTCGTACACAGAGCAAAGTTAAGTGAATATGATTCTAATGAATGGACTTATGTTCGTAAAGACAAAACCGAATTTCCCATCCAACTCGTTGTCACTGCGAGTAAAAACAAAAAAGGGGAAATTACTGGATATTTAGGGATTGGAATTGATATCTCTGCCCACAAGGCCACCGAAGAGGCGTTACGTGCCAGTGAAAGTCGTTGGCAATTTGCTTTGGAAGGGTCAGGAGATGGGATTTGGGATTGGAATTCTCAAACCAATAAAGTTTTCTTCTCTAACCAATGGAAAAAAATGTTAGGTTATACAGAAGAAGAAATAGGATCTGATATTTCCGAATGGCATGGGCTTGTACATCCCGAAGATAAATCTAGTTATTTTGCGGCACTTGACAAACACTTCCGAGGGAATACCTCCGTTTATGTAAATGAACATCGAATGTTATGTAAAGATGGTTCTTATAAATGGATCTTAGACCGAGGAAAAGTCATTGAATGGACCGAGGATGACAAACCGCTTCGAATCATTGGAACCCATACAGATATCACCGAACGAAAGATACTCGAAAAAGCTTTGATCATCGCCAGAGAAAATGCAGAGAAAGCCTCACAAGCGAAGTCGGACTTTTTGGCAAACATGAGTCATGAAATCAGAACTCCTCTAAACGGAGTGATTGGATTTTCCGATTTACTGATGCGCACAGAACTAAACCAAGTTCAAAAAAAATATATGGAAACCGTATATCTTTCCGCAAGTTCCTTGTTAGACCTAATCAACGACATCTTAGATTTTTCCAAAATCGAATCTGGGAAAATGGAACTTTATAAGGAAAGGATTAACATCTATGACTTACTCCACCAAATCGCGGAGATCGTAAAACACAAAGCATACGAACGAGGTTTGGAACTCATCCTTAATATTTCCCCCAAAGTCCCAAGAAACATATTTGTTGATTCTTTGAGACTTAGACAAATTCTTTTAAACTTGATTGGGAACGCGCTTAAGTTTACACTGAAAGGTGAAATTCAAATCAAAATCTCTAGCGAACAGAAAGAACAAAACGAATATGAATTTCTTTTTGAAGTCATTGATACAGGAATAGGGATTAGTCCAGAAAACAGGGAAAAAATCTTTGAAGTGTTTTCGCAAGCAGACACATCCACCACACGTCAGTTCGGTGGCACAGGATTAGGGTTATCAATTTCCAGTAAATTACTAAACCTTTTCAACTCTAAAATGGAACTAGAATCGGAACGCGACAAAGGGTCTCGGTTCTATTTTAAAATCACTACTCTTGCCGATAACGAAAGGAACACTGAACCAGAACTAAAAAAAATCAAAAAAGTGATGGTTGTCGATGATAATGAAACTAATTTATTAGTAGTCCAAGAAATGTTAACGTACAAAGGAATTCAAGTAGATAGTTTCCGGTCCCCAACGGATGCCCTTAAAGTGATTTCTTCTGGAATTTTTTACGATGTAATCATTACAGACTTTAACATGCCAGAAATGAATGGATTGGAGTTTATAGAAAAAGTCATAAACACTATAGAAACAAAAAAAATCAAAAAACCATTTTTCTCTCTGCATACATCCTCTAATGACGAAACCATTTATTCCAAAGCTAGAGAACTTGGGATTCAGTCTGTATTACTCAAACCAATTCAAACCAATATCTTGTATGAAAGTTTAGAAAAGATAGTATCTGGCCAAAGTGCTGAAGTGGTAACCCCAAATTACGAACCGGTAAAACCCATCCAAACCATTGAAAAAATCAAAGTAATGATCGTTGAAGACAATCCAGTCAATATGATGTTAACCAAAGCCATTGTTCAAAAATCTCTACCGGGAACGATCATCATTGAAGCAGAAAATGGAGCCCTGGCGGTCGAAAATTTTATCCAAACAGAACCCCAACTTGTTTTTATGGATGTTCAAATGCCGGAAATGAATGGTTATGATGCCACAAAAGCCATCCGCAAATTGGAGAATGGAAAATTAGTACCAATCATTGCACTCACCGCAGGGACTCTGTCAGGTGAAGAAGAACGTTGTTTGGATTGCGGAATGAATGATTATATCTCCAAACCTGTTGTTTTAAAAACGATTGCCGAAAAAATGAAACATTGGCTCCAGATCGAATGA
- a CDS encoding hemolysin family protein: protein MEIIGLFLIFLLVFVNGFFVAAEFAMVSIRPSRLEELVKENRSMALITKKAVSKIDDMLSVCQVGITVASLLLGWIGEALFASVVSGSLHMFHIELDLVTIHSISIGVSFTFITLLHVILGELVPKTLAIQNTESIALGVSAPMWFFYYLFFPVTFIMNRLAGGILTLFRLQRTGDKYVHSAEELMIIIEEQRKQGRIDNAEMQLIQKTFDFSEHTAKDVMTHRLSIIGISQESTIDKLLPLIAEHSFSRYPVYNQTLDRIVGIVHVQKYLKWQAAHLSAKGKKEKITVIMEKDFVKVPESMSIERVMTKLREKKQHMAIVIDEYGGVSGLLTLEDIIEEFFGEIRDETDTDEVDVTSKNKKTKAITLDGETELSSLSDILEGEEPSDMEEVRTIAGYFMEKNEDMPKEGSIVQIKKGSLKVKKMEGNKIISILFTPKLEEDNDSEMERELSYEDR, encoded by the coding sequence ATGGAAATAATCGGTCTCTTTCTCATCTTCCTCCTCGTCTTTGTCAATGGTTTCTTCGTCGCAGCCGAATTTGCCATGGTCTCCATCCGGCCTTCTCGTCTTGAGGAGCTTGTCAAAGAAAACAGATCAATGGCTCTGATTACAAAAAAGGCCGTTTCCAAAATCGATGATATGTTATCGGTTTGCCAAGTGGGAATTACAGTAGCAAGTCTACTTCTCGGTTGGATCGGAGAAGCTTTGTTTGCAAGTGTTGTCTCTGGTTCCCTTCATATGTTTCATATCGAATTGGATCTAGTCACCATTCATAGCATTTCGATTGGAGTTTCTTTTACATTCATCACTTTACTGCATGTAATTTTAGGAGAGCTTGTTCCGAAAACTCTCGCCATTCAAAACACAGAATCGATTGCTCTCGGAGTTTCGGCTCCTATGTGGTTTTTTTATTATTTATTCTTTCCTGTAACATTCATTATGAACCGTCTTGCAGGTGGTATCTTAACTCTTTTCCGTTTGCAACGAACTGGTGATAAATATGTTCATTCAGCTGAAGAACTTATGATCATCATTGAAGAACAAAGGAAACAAGGTCGGATTGATAATGCAGAGATGCAACTCATCCAAAAGACTTTTGATTTTTCGGAACATACTGCTAAAGATGTAATGACACATCGTCTTTCTATCATTGGAATTTCTCAAGAGTCAACAATAGACAAACTACTTCCTCTGATTGCCGAACATAGTTTTTCAAGATACCCGGTATACAATCAAACCTTAGATCGTATAGTTGGGATTGTTCACGTACAAAAGTATTTAAAATGGCAAGCGGCTCATCTTTCAGCCAAAGGCAAAAAAGAAAAAATCACGGTCATTATGGAAAAGGATTTTGTGAAGGTTCCTGAATCTATGTCCATTGAACGTGTGATGACAAAACTCCGTGAGAAAAAACAACATATGGCAATTGTCATTGATGAATACGGTGGGGTTTCTGGTTTGCTTACGTTGGAAGATATCATTGAAGAATTTTTTGGTGAAATACGGGATGAAACAGACACCGATGAAGTGGATGTAACTTCCAAAAATAAAAAAACCAAAGCCATAACATTAGATGGAGAAACAGAGCTTTCTAGTTTGTCTGATATTTTAGAAGGGGAAGAGCCTTCGGATATGGAAGAAGTTCGGACCATCGCTGGTTATTTTATGGAAAAGAACGAAGATATGCCTAAAGAAGGTAGCATCGTTCAAATCAAAAAGGGAAGTCTTAAGGTAAAAAAAATGGAAGGCAATAAAATTATCTCCATTCTATTTACACCTAAATTGGAAGAAGATAATGATTCCGAAATGGAAAGAGAACTCTCTTACGAGGACAGATAA
- a CDS encoding phosphopantothenoylcysteine decarboxylase — protein sequence MKEIVVAVSGSIASYKACDLVRGLTKQGYPVRVIMTSNATKFVGKITFEALTGKPVRVDEFDTGMAHIEIKNIASVFAVVPASANIIGKMANGIADDLVTSTYLACTSPVLVAPSMNPGMYLHPAVQRNLKTLESDGVTIVSPDKGIVVCGDEGYGKLATVESITEQIIKLHTTNS from the coding sequence ATGAAAGAGATTGTGGTTGCTGTTTCAGGATCCATCGCTTCTTACAAAGCTTGTGATTTGGTAAGAGGACTTACCAAACAAGGGTATCCCGTTCGTGTGATTATGACTTCCAACGCCACTAAATTTGTTGGGAAAATTACTTTTGAAGCGTTAACAGGAAAACCAGTCAGAGTAGATGAGTTTGATACGGGAATGGCTCATATCGAAATCAAAAACATTGCTTCTGTATTTGCTGTGGTTCCTGCTTCAGCCAATATCATTGGGAAAATGGCAAATGGAATTGCTGATGATTTGGTGACTTCCACTTATCTTGCCTGCACCTCTCCTGTGTTAGTTGCTCCGTCAATGAATCCTGGAATGTATTTACACCCAGCTGTCCAAAGAAATTTAAAAACTCTGGAATCAGATGGGGTTACGATTGTTTCTCCTGACAAAGGAATTGTGGTTTGTGGGGATGAGGGATACGGTAAACTTGCGACTGTCGAATCCATCACCGAACAAATCATCAAACTTCATACTACCAATTCATGA